Proteins encoded within one genomic window of Episyrphus balteatus chromosome 1, idEpiBalt1.1, whole genome shotgun sequence:
- the LOC129921320 gene encoding uncharacterized protein LOC129921320, which yields MAEVVKMFPTETEMQRVCDELKQNRDWEKVTKQWKQTMPFRRDMISQSSDIDLQTVLQEWPLYKYSRAPELIAMDYNFIKPNNGLDFTKWEQFSKIALELFTARIKCSALKSFLNEFRENIDDLDIDNVNIGYATLLHGVLPPSSQQFNGKLKKFTIEDSKSSFTLEVECAGQVEPMLKIKREECLKSKTKLQPLIIVVGERFHYNNFYVSLDNIMFKLDTYLDCIIFYLKLVYVLNIQYPPQCFSVWVFIQMFFFNIQDGKKIPSVSTLLNDINALIN from the exons ATGGCAGAGGTCGTAAAAATGTTTCCTACAGAAACCGAGATGCAAAGGGTGTGCGACGAGCTGAAACAAAACCGGGACTGGGAAAAAGTTACTAAACAATGGAAACAAACTATGCCATTCAGGAGGGATATGATTTCCCAAAGCTCTGACATTGACCTCCAGACAGTCCTTCAGGAGTGGCCGCTTTACAAATATTCACGAGCGCCAGAACTG ATTGCCATGgattacaattttataaaaCCGAATAATGGGCTCGACTTCACCAAATGggaacaattttcgaaaatagcCCTAGAATTGTTCACAGCGAGGATCAAGTGCAGCGCTCTTAAATCATTCCTCAATGAATTCAGGGAGAATATTGACGACCTTGACATAG ataACGTCAATATTGGCTATGCAACTCTGTTACATGGAGTGTTGCCTCCATCATCGCAGCAGTTTAATggtaaattgaagaaatttacaATTGAAGATTCAAAATCATCTTTCACTCTGGAAGTGGAATGTGCAGGCCAGGTCGAACctatgctaaaaataaaaagggaggaatgtttaaaatcgaaaacaaaacTTCAGCCCCTAATAATTGTTGTTGGTGAGAGatttcattataataatttttatgtgtccTTGGACAATATTATGTTTAAATTAGATACTTATTTGGactgcattattttttatttaaagctcgtttatgtattaaatattcAATACCCTCCACAGTGTTTTTCGGTATGGgtttttatacaaatgtttttctttaatattcaagacggtaaaaaaataccttctgtttcaactttactaaatgatataaatgcattaattaattaa